ATTTATTAAAACCTTATCGCATGCAACCTCATCCGTAACCCGATCAAACAAAACCAATGGGATACCTTGCTCCGTAAGCTCCTTTAAATGATTGTAATCATTCTTAAGTTGAGTTTCGGAAGATAAAGACATGATAAAACCATCTACACTCCCATTAGCCAATATTTCCATGTTAATTACTTCCTTATCAAAAGATTCATCTGATACACAAATAATTACATTGTACCCCTTTTCATTGGCTATTTTTTCTATACCATGAAAAACAGTAGTAAAAAAATGATGCACAATATCTGGAATGATTACCGCTATATTTTTAGTGCTTTTATTCTTTAGACTAATGGCTATATTATTTGGCTTGTAATTATAAAGCTTTGCAAAGGCCTGAATTTTCTCTTTAGTATCCCTACTAATCTCTTCACTATTTTTAAGTGCTTTAGAAACTGTAGAGATTGAAACTCCTAATTCTCGCGCAATGTGCTTTAGAGTGATTTTTCGCTTTAACATTTTTAAATTTTGAGTAGTTACTTCAATTAATAGGTTAAATTAACATATAAATACGCACCCCATAGCAAATATTAGTTTTTTAACAATTGGCCGTGATATTCTAAAAAAATTAAGAAAAAAATAAATACGTATCTTAGAGTTATATTTTCAAATTCTCACAATAATTATAAAATTTTAAGAAAAATCTAATCTACCGAGGTGTATTTTAAAATTAGCGCAACAAAATAAAGTTATCAACACGAAACCGTTTTCGTAAAATCATATTGATTACGCCCTATAACTTTAACAACTTTTTTACATATTTTTAACTTTTGAATTTAAATTAACTCAACTTAAATTAATTATCTATGAAGATTAAGCTATTTAAAAGCTTGCTTATTGCTGGGGCATTTCTATGCTTTGGCATGATACAAGCACAGGAGGTATCAGGGACTGTTTCTGATGCCAGCGGGCCTTTACCTGGAGCGAGTGTTTTAGTAAAAGGTACCACAAACGGTACTCAAACCGATTTTGACGGAAATTTTTCATTAAGTAACGTAGCATCTGATGCTACCTTATTGTTTAGCTACATAGGATATAAGACATCTGAAGTAGCTGTAAATGGGAAAACAACCGTGAACATAACTCTTGCCGAAGACGCAGAGGCCTTGGATGAAGTTGTTATTATTGGATATGGTACTACTACCGTTAAAGATGCTACAGGATCTGTTGCATCTGTAACGTCGGAAGATTTTAACGGCGGTGTTATTGCATCTCCCGAACAATTGATTCAAGGTAAAACTTCTGGAGTACAAATATCTCAGTCGAGCGGTGAACCCGGTGCTGGTATTGCCTTAAGAATTAGAGGTACAGGTTCTGTTCGAGGAAACAACAGTCCTCTATTCGTAATTGACGGAGTTCCTGTTTCAAATGAAAGTGTTTCTGCATCAGGTCAAGATGTTGGAGCCGGAACTAGCGGATCTAAGAACCCATTAAACTTCCTTAATCCCAACGACATTGAAAGCATGAGCATCTTAAAAGATGCCTCTGCAACTGCTATTTATGGGTCAAGAGGTGCAAATGGAGTTGTCGTTATTACTACAAAATCAGGAAAAGGTGGCGGTTCTAATGGCCAATTTACATTTTCCAGTAACTTAAGTATATCAAAAGTCGCCAATCAATATGACTTACTAACTACTGAAGAATTCATTGAAAGAGGAGGGGCTAACTTAGGCGCGTCTACTGACTGGCAAGACTTCATATTTAGAACTTCGGCTTCAACAGACAATAACTTTTCGTATTCACAAAATTATGGAAGTGGAAACGTTAGAGCTACTTTTGGTTACTCAAAACAATTCGGTATTATAGAAAATACTGATTTAGAAAGAATTACAGGAAGAATTAACGTAAATCAGAGATTCTTTAAAGACAAATTAAAAGTTGGCGTACAAACAACTATATCTAGAATAAATGATAGAGTTCCTTTCATCACTAGAACAGCAGGTAGTACTGGAGATTTATTAGCCTCAGCATATTATTCAAACCCGACACTGAATGCTGATCCAAACTATAATACAAGTCCTGATAGAAATCCTGCAAATTTACTAGCCTATTATGATGACAATACCTATACGGATAGATTTTTAGGTAATGTTTCTTTAGATTATTCAATTACCAGCGAATTGTCTGCTAAATTAAATTTAGGTCTTGACACTTCTACATCTTCAAGAGAACAAGTTGCTGGTCCTCAAACATTAGGATTAGGAAATGGCGTTGTAGGAAATGGTAGAGGGGCAGTAAGTATTTTAGATACTCAAAATAAATTACTAGAATTAACAGCTAGTTACACCAAGGAATTTGAAAATTCTAAACTAGATGCACTTGTAGGTTTTTCTTATCAAGACTTTAATAGAAATGGACAAAACTTACTAGGTCAAGGTTATGGAACATCAGACTTGAATGAAATTGCCGCAATCACCAATCAAGCTTACGAAAACACAAAAAACATTACCAGTAATTACCAAGGTTACGGTATAGGTGTTTTTGATGATAACGTTGCTGCTGGAAACCAGTTTAGAGCATTAAACTTATTCCCAAATTTAAATGAAACGACTCTTAGTGCACCTTCTACAGGAATTGACGCTTTTAGAGTTGATACATTTGACAATACTGACGAATTACAGTCGTTCTTTGGAAGACTGAACTATACGCTTTACGACAAATATCTTTTCACTGGAACTTTCAGAGCTGATGGTTCTTCAAGATTTGGTACAAATAATCAATATGGATTTTTCCCATCAGCTGCAGTTGCATGGAAACTTAATCAAGAAGATTTTATAAACGAAGAGACCTTCTCTACCTTAAAGTTAAGATTTAGCTGGGGTATTACGGGTAATCAAGACGGTCTTGGCTATGGCAACTTTGTAAATAGAACTAGATGGAATGCCCTAGGAATTTCTGCAGGAACGCAATTATCACAACCAGCTTCCTCTGAAGTAGCATTTGCTAATCCAGATCTTAAATGGGAATCTACCGCTCAATATGGCCTTGGTTTAGACTTTGGTTTTATTAATGATCGTTTAACAGGTAATATTGACGTGTATAGAAAAGAAACAACTGACATCTTATTAAATTTACCAGCGGTACAACCTGCTACTTCTCCATTTGTTTTTCAAAATGTTGACGGAACAATCTTAAATCAAGGTATCGAATTAGGACTAGATTACGATATAATAGTTGGGGATGGTTTTAATTGGAATGCAAATTTCAATATATCATACAACGACAATAAACTAACAGATTATGAAGGTCCCAATATATTTGCAGGGCAATTATATGGTCCTGGTTTAACGGATTCTTTCTCACAGGTTTTAGCTAATGACAAACCACTCTACACCTACAATGTTAGATTAGTAGATGAAAACTATCAAGTAGATGAAAACTCAACGATTTTAGATAAGTCTGGATTACCAAAAATTATTGCTGGTTTTTCCACAAGTGCATCGTATAAAAATTGGGATGCTTCCGTATTTTTTGCTGGCCAATTTGGGCACTATGTTTACAACAACACGGCTAATGCCTTATTTGCACAACCTCAGATTGGAAGCAGAAATAACCTAAAAAGTGTTTTAGATGACAACATAAACCTTTCATCTGGTAACGCTAGTACCTATTTTCTTGAAAAAGGTGACTTTGTTAGACTTCAAAATGCCTCATTATCTTACAATGTACCCTTAAGTGGCGCAGGAGTTTTTAAAAGCATGCGTTTAAGCGCTGTTGGCCAAAATCTTTTTCTAATTACCGATTATAGCGGATTAGACCCTGAAGTAAGTACTTCTAATGTATCAGCAAGTGGCTTACCTTCTGCATCTATCGATTATTTATCATACCCTAGACCAAGAACTTTTAGTTTTGGAATTAACATGACTTTTTAAAAAAAAATAAATATGAAAAAAATAATAAATTATTCATGCTTAACACTATCTCTATTACTGATAACAGCTTGTTCAGATTTAGAGATTGAGCCAACGGACTCTTTAATTAGCGAAGGTTTTGCAGGTGTTGCCAATGTAGATAGTGAAGTTTCTAACCTTCAAAATATCGTAGCCGGAGGTGATTTAGCAAATCAAGCAGGACTATATGCATTGAATGAAGTTTCAACGGATGAATACATTATTCCTACAAGAGGAACAGATTGGGGTGATAACGGTAGATGGCTTTCCATGCATAAACAAACCTGGAATGCAGAATTAACAGATATTATCAATACTTGGCAAGAACTTAACAGTATCACTATCAACGCCACTCGTATAATCAACCCCCAAAGTACAATCACTGCGGACGGCGATTTAATTGAGCAAAAAGCAGCAGCTCATTTTTACAGAGCCTGGGCAATGACGTGGATCCTTGATATGTGGAGACAAGTACCTTATAGAGATGTTGATTTACCAAATAGTGAAACACCATCTGTATTAACTGGTCAAGCAGCTATTGATAGTATTGTTGCCGATTTGAATATCGCACTTAGAGACCTCCCAACAGTTACTGCTAGTGATGATATTTCAAAAAAATCACTACCAACTAAAGCATCAGCCAATCAACTATTAGCTGCACTTTATTTAAATAAGCATATTTACTTAAATACGGCTGCAAACCCAGCCGATATGCAAGTAGTAATTGATGCCGTAGATGCTATAGCTGCTGATGGTTATACTTTAGCTGCAGCTGGAGATTTCTTTGATATCTTTAGACCAAGTAATGACGTAGAAACAATTTGGTGGTCTCCTGCCGGCACAGGGTCTAGAATTTGGCCTACATTACATTACAATCTTAACTCTCCAGATCAAGCTGATGGTGGCTGGAATGGCTTTGCAACTCTTTCAGAGTTTTATCAATTGTTCGAAGGTGATCCAGATACGAACTACCAAGGCGACGGTCAAGAAGAACGAAGAGGATGGGTACCTGATGCTACTACTGCAAATTCAGATAATTTAGGTATTGGATATGGTTTCTTAATAGGTCAACAATATGAAGAAGATGGAACAGCATTAACCGCAAGGGATAATGTTGGTGGAGTACCATTAGTCTTTACTAAAGAAGTTGAAAAGGCTGAATATACCGCTCCTTCAGATAATGCAACATTAGAAACATCTGGAACAAGAATGTTAAAATACCACCCTAATGAAGAAGGTGGCCATGATAGAAAACACATTGTAAAATATAGATTTGCCGATGCCTATTTAATGAAAGCTGAGGCAATGTTTAGAAATGGTACTGATGTAACTGCTATGATCAACACTTTAAGAATACAAAGAGGCGCAACAGCTTTAGCTACGGTAAGTGAAGCAGATTTACTTGCAGAAAGAGGACGAGAATTGTACGCAGAAGGCTTTAGAAGACCGGATTTAATTAGATTTGGTCAGTATCTTAGAGCATGGAATCTTAAAGATGCAGGAGATGCTCATTTAGAAATTTTCCCAATTCCATTATCTGATGTATTAGCTAACCCTAACTTAGTGCAGAACCCAGGGTATTAATATTTATTTTATCCATAAAATCACTAGACCGTACTTAACGTACGGTCTTTTACTTTTTAACATTTTTGCAGCTCTAAAAAATGCCTTTTTAGTTTTACGTGCCTACTTAATTAATTACCTTAGCTGATAGGGACCAATGCTAATTTTAAAAAAATAGAATTAGTAACTTATGTAATTTAAACCTCGCTTTTTGACTAGAAAAAAATTACACACTTTCTACTTTTATACAAAAATTACTACTTAAAATGATTACTAAACGTATACACCTATTGAAATCTAAAAAAATTCTTTACTTCTCCCTATTAAGTTTAGCAATCCTATCTTCTTGTAACGAAGAAAAAAAATCTGAAAAGCAAAAAGTAAGTATCGAAAATCAAATGTTTACGTTACTAGACTCCACGGCTACAGGAATCAACTTTATCAATGAAGTACAAAATCAAAAAAACTTCAACGTTTTTAAATATAGAAACTTCTACAATGGTGGTGGTGTAGCCATTGGAGATATAAATAATGATGGGCTACCAGATATCTACTTAACCTCTAATATGCATTCCAATAAATTGTATTTAAATAAAGGGAATTTAAAATTTGAAGACATTACCGATAAAGCTTTGGTTGCTGGAAATAAACCATGGTCTACAGGAGTCGTAATGGTAGATATAAACAATGATGGCTTTTTAGATATTTATGTAAGTAATGCCGGAAACATGAAAGGCAACAATCATGACAATGATTTATATATTAATAACGGTGACTTAACCTTTACCGAAAAAGCTACGCAATATAATTTAGCAAAAACAGGTTTCTCTACGCAAGCATCTTTTTTTGATTACGATAAAGATGGCGACCTTGATGCCTACATATTAAACAACAGTAATATACCTGTAAGTAGCCTTGGCTATGCCGAACAAAGAGGTGTTCGCGCTCAAGACTGGGAAGGGGTTCCTGATATTTTTAAAGGGGTTGGAGATATGCTTTTAAGAAATGATAACGGAAAATTCGTTGATGTTAGTGAAGAATCTGGGATATACGGAAGTTTAATAGGTTTTGGTCTTGGAGTTATGGTTAGTGATATCAATGGAGATTTGTATCCTGATATCTATATCTCAAATGATTTCTACGAAAGAGATTACCTCTATATTAATAATCAAGACGGAACATTTAATGAAGAAATAGAAAACTGGACTTCACACCTATCTTTATCTGCAATGGGCGTAGACATGGCCGATATAAATAATGACGGTCTTACTGATATATATATAACAGACATGTTACCAGAAGGGGACCAAAGAGTTAAATCTGTCATGGAATTTGAAGGTTACAACGTATTTAAGCTTAAGCAAAGTAAAGATTTTTATCAGCAATATATCCAAAACACGCTCCAACTCAATAATGGTAATAATACTTTTTCTGAAATCGCTTATTATAGTGGAGTAGGAAAAACAGATTGGAGTTGGGCTGGTCTATTGTTTGATATGGACAATGATGGCTTAAAAGATATCTATGTCACTAATGGGGTTAATCACGATTTAACCGATCTTGATTTCATAGATTTTTTTGCAAGTGAGATTGTTCAAAAAATGGCGTTAACAGGTAAAAAAGAATCTATAGATTCCATTATTAATAAAATGCCCATTGCACCACAATCTAATTATGCTTACCAAAATAATGGTGATCTCACCTTTAATAATGCCACTAAAAAATGGGGATTAGAAATACCTAGTTTATCCAATGGCGCGGCTTATGGTGATTTAGATAATGATGGCGATTTAGATTTAATTGTTAACAATGTAAATATGCCACTTTTTATTTACGAAAATAATACACAAAAATTATCACATAACAATTATATTAAACTAAAACTAGAAGGTTCAGAAAAAAATAGATTTGCCATTGGCGCCAGTGTTAAACTCTATCTTAACGATACAATTTTACTTCAAGAACTTATGCCTTTTAGAGGTTTTCAGTCTTCTATGGATTACACCATGACTATAGGTCTGGGGAAAACAAAAAAAATAGATTCATTACAAGTTTTATGGCCTGATGATCAGACTCAAAAGCTATTTGATGTAAAAGCTAATCAGTTTTTAACTTTAAAACACAAAGACGCAAAAGAGAAGTACATCCCAATTAAAAATACACAACAAAAAACTTTACTAACTCCAATTAATGAAGACAATCTAATTGCTCATAAGGAAAATACATATCAAGATTTTGATTACGAAGGTTTGATTTCTAAAGCAATTTCACAAGAAGGACCAGCCTTGGCGGTAGGTGATATAAACAATGATGGAAATGAAGATGTTTTCATTGGAGGCTCAAAAAACCAGTCAGGTATAATATACATTCATAAGGGCAGCGGAAAATTAACCGCAAGTAAGCAACCAGCTTTGATTGCTGATGCAAATGCCGAAGATACCGCAGCAGCCTTATTTGACGTTGACCAGGACGGAGATCTCGATTTAATGGTTGGATCTGGCGGAAATGAAGTTGATAGCGAAAATACGTATACAACAAGACTCTATTTAAACGATGGCAAAGGGACGTTTCGTAAAAGCAAAGAAAATCTTCCTTCAGCATTTAAAAATATTTCAGTAATTGCCCCTGTAGATTTTGACCAAGATGGAGATATTGATGTTTTTATAGGCTCTAGAAGTATTGTTGGAAATTATGGCATTGATCCAAATCATATATTCTTAGAAAATAATGGAAATGGCACTTTTAGCAATGCAACAGAAAAAATAGCTTATGATACTAAAAATGCAGGAATGATAACGGATGCTATCTGGGTTGATATTGACGGCGATAACAAACCAGACTTAATTACAGTATCTGATTGGGGAGTTCCTAATATTTATAAAAATAACGGGAGGAGGTTAGCTAAATTCCCTACTGATCTAGATAATCTAAAAGGGTTTTGGAATACCATAGAAACTGCAGATATTGATAATGATGGCGATTTAGATTTAATAATAGGGAATCAAGGTAGTAATGTTCCTTACAAAGCTACAAATTCAAATCCAATGAAAATGTGGATTAATGACTTTGACTCCAATGGAACTATTGAACAAATTTTCACTCAAAGTTTTAGTGGCAATGATTACCCACTACATCAGAAGAGAGAAATAATGGCACAAATAGTTTCACTAAAAAAGAAAAATCTAAAAGCATCTGAATACGCAAAAAGAACAATTTCTGAGTTGTTCCCTAAGGATGTTTTTGAAAGTTCTATATGTAAAGAGGCAACAATAATGGAATCTATTGTTGCTATAAATGATGGTACCGGACAATTTACATATAAAATTCTTCCTCCTCGAGTTCAATTTTCATGCACTTGTGGCATCACTTGTACTGATGTTAATAATGACGGAAATATAGATTTAATACTAGCCGGGAATAATTTTGAATTTAAACCGCAATACTCTAGGCAAGATGCTAGCTATGGAAATGTATTACTGGGTGATGGTTTAAATAATTTTGAATGGCAAGCTTATGCAGTAAGTGGTTTTGAAATAAAGAATGAAGTTAAACACCTCAAGTTATTCAAAGACAAAAGCGGTAAAGTTTTTCTTATAGCAGCTATTAATAATGAACAACCTAAAGTATTTAATCTAAATGAAAAATAATTTAATACTTATCATATACAGCGTTTTACTCATAAGTTGTGGGCATAACGAGGGAAGTCTTTTTAAAAATCCAACACCAGAAGAAACTAATATTCTATTTACAAATACACTTACAGAAACCGATGATGTAAATATTTTAGATTACCTCTATTTTTATAATGGTGGCGGCGTAGCAATTGGCGACATCAATAATGATGGCCTCCCTGATATTTATTTATCAGGAAATCAAGTAAAAAATAAATTGTATTTAAACAAAGGTAAGCTTGTTTTTGAAGATATTACCCAAACAGCAGGTGTTGCAGGCAACAGTTCTTGGAATACAGGAACTATTATGGGTGATGTAAATGGTGATGGTTTATTAGACATTTATGTTTGTGCAGTAGTAGGAATAAATGGTTTTAGCGGACACAATGAACTATTCCTTAACAATGGAAATAATACATTTACAGAAAGTGCTGCAGAATATGGCTTAGATTATGACTCCTACAGTTCTTCTGCTGCATTTATTGATTATGATGCTGATGGAGATCTAGACATTTACCTACTTAATCATGCCGTACATACCCAAGAATCTTTTGGTAAAGCAAATCTTAGACTAAAAAGAGATTTTCAGTCTGGCGATAAACTTCTACGTAACGACAACGGAAAGTTCATTGATGTGAGCAAAAGTGCTGGAATTTATGGTGGAGTAAATGGTTATGGACTTGGTATTTCAATAGCTGATTTTAACCAAGATGGATATCCTGACATATATATAGGAAATGATTTTCATGAAGATGACTATTACTATTTAAATAATGGTAATGGCACTTTTACTGAAAGCCTCAGAGACAATTTTGGTCACACGAGTCGTTTTACAATGGGTATGGATGCTGCAGATATCAACCATGATGGATGGTCTGACTTACTAACCTTAGATATGTTAGCAGAAGATGAGAAAGTGCTAAAATCTTCAGAAGGAGATGATGACATTCAAATACAAAAATTAAGAACTGGGTTGTATGGTTACCATTATCAATTTACTCGAAACATGCTTCAAGTAAATCAAAAAGATGCCCCATATTCAGAAACCGCCCTATTAAGTGGCATTTCTGCAACAGATTGGAGCTGGAGCGCACTTTTTGGAGATTATGATCAAGACGGAGAACAAGATGTTTTTATCTCTAACGGCATACCTAAACGCCCTAACGATTTAGATTTTATCAATTTTGCATCAAATGAACAAATCGTTCAGAAATTAAATAACACTAAACTAGTAGACAAACAAGCACTAAACATGATGCCCTCGGGAGCTGCACAAAATTATATTTTTAAAGGTCTTGGTGATTTAAAATTTAAGGATGAATCTAAAACTTGGATAGCAAATGATTCTCTTATCTCTGGCGCATCAGCTTTTGCTGATTTAGATAATGACGGTGATTTAGATATTGTTGTGAATAATATTAATACGCCCGCCCAGGTATACGTAAACCAAACCAACAGTAAAGCTAGGTATTTAAAGCTAAAATTTGAGTACAGCAAAAAAAACAACGATGGCATAGGCACAAAAGTTTTTACGTATACCAATAACATATTACAATATAAAGAACTGTATACCGCAAGGGGTTTTCAATCAAGTTCTGAACCAATTGTTCATTTTGGCTTCAATCAGACAGAAAAAATAGATTCTATAAAAATAATTTGGCCAAATAATACCTACCAAGTTTTAAAAAATGTAAAAACAAATCAGACATTAACTTTAAAACCTGAAAACACCAAGACCTTTGATTATAACGAATTAAAAACTAGCTCAAAAAAACTATTTAATAAAGCTGAAGGAAATTTAGGTATTAATTTTACTCATAAAGAAGATAATTATATAGACTTCAACAGACAGAAACTAATGCCGTATCAAATTTCTGACAATGGCCCAGCATTAGCGATAGGTGATATTAATAATGATGGCAAAGAAGATATTTTTTTTGGAGGTTCAAAACTTATACCTTCTCAAATTTATATTCAAAACGATCGTGGTTTTGTTCGCACCAAGTACCCCTCAATCTTCAATGATTCTATCAAAGAAGATATAGCTACTGTTATTGCTGACTTTAATGGTGATAAAAAAAATGATTTATTTATTGCGACTGGTGGTGGCGATTTCTATAATAAAATGGCACCACTTAATGATAGCTATTATGTTGCAAAAGATTCTGTTTTTGAACTAAAAAATATTGTTGAGGACTTTGAAAATGCTTCAATTGTAAAACCATTTGATTATGACAATGATGGCGATTTGGATCTATTTATTGGAAACTACGCGACTTCTAATGATTTTGGAAAAATTCCATCATCATATTTACTTAATAACAATAAGGGGAACTTTATTAAAGTAAAAAACAAAGCATTAGAACAAACTGGCATGATTACAGATGCCATTTGGGATGATTTTGATAATGATGGCATTAAAGACTTAATAATTGTGGGAGAATGGATGTCTCCATTATTTTTTAAAAATGACAAAGGCAATCTTATTAAAACAGACGTAAACTTAAGAAATAGCAATGGGCTATGGCAAACAATTATCCCTTTCGATATTGATAATGATGGAGATAAAGATTATTTAATTGGCAACTGGGGAACAAACACTAAATTTATAGCCTCAGAAAAATATCCATTAAAAATGTACTATTCAGATTTTGACAAGAACGGAAGTACTGAAACGATAGTCGCTATTGAAAAAAATAATGCTTATTATCCTTTAGAAAATGCTGTTGAACTGACTAGTCAACTGGTAAGTTTAAAAAAGAAATTTCCTACGTACAAAAGTTTAGCAGGAAAAACAGTAGACCAGATATTTGGGACTGATATAATTAAAAAAGCTACACTTTTCTCAGTACAAGAGCTGCGGTCAGGATATTTAAAAAATGATAATAATAAATTCACTTTTGTTGCTTTTGAAAATAAAATGCAAACGGCACCAATTACAGCATTTGTTAATTTTGATTTTGACAAAGACGGGAGAGATGAAATTTTAGCAGGTGGTAATTATTTTGGCGTTAAACCATTTCAAGGGAGGTTTGACTCATTTTCAGGAGCACTTATAAAAAATATAAATAACATTAAACTAGGTAATGAAATTGGATTAGACTTTTCTTTAAAGTCAGTAAGACACTTAAATATTATTTATATCAACAAAAAACCTTTTTTGTTGGCAACGATAAACAATGACAAAATTCAAGTTTATAACTTATTAGATTAAAATATGAAAACAAAACTAAAAGCTATAGCCCTCTTTGCACTTTTAATTAGTTCATGCAAAGAAAAAAATGAACCCATTATAGTAACAACAGATGAATATCATGCATCAGTAGATAAAATTACTAACATCATGATTCATGATATATTTTCTCCTCCTGTTGCGAGTAGAATATTTGCGTATCCGAATATTGCTGCTTATGAAATAGTAGCACAAAACAATAGTGACTACGCTACATTAGTTGGACAAATTAAAGACTTAACGAGCATACCAACACCAGATAAAGATATTCAAATTAACTACCAAGTATCTGCATTAATAGCACATATGG
This genomic stretch from Cellulophaga algicola DSM 14237 harbors:
- a CDS encoding RagB/SusD family nutrient uptake outer membrane protein; the protein is MKKIINYSCLTLSLLLITACSDLEIEPTDSLISEGFAGVANVDSEVSNLQNIVAGGDLANQAGLYALNEVSTDEYIIPTRGTDWGDNGRWLSMHKQTWNAELTDIINTWQELNSITINATRIINPQSTITADGDLIEQKAAAHFYRAWAMTWILDMWRQVPYRDVDLPNSETPSVLTGQAAIDSIVADLNIALRDLPTVTASDDISKKSLPTKASANQLLAALYLNKHIYLNTAANPADMQVVIDAVDAIAADGYTLAAAGDFFDIFRPSNDVETIWWSPAGTGSRIWPTLHYNLNSPDQADGGWNGFATLSEFYQLFEGDPDTNYQGDGQEERRGWVPDATTANSDNLGIGYGFLIGQQYEEDGTALTARDNVGGVPLVFTKEVEKAEYTAPSDNATLETSGTRMLKYHPNEEGGHDRKHIVKYRFADAYLMKAEAMFRNGTDVTAMINTLRIQRGATALATVSEADLLAERGRELYAEGFRRPDLIRFGQYLRAWNLKDAGDAHLEIFPIPLSDVLANPNLVQNPGY
- a CDS encoding SusC/RagA family TonB-linked outer membrane protein; this encodes MKIKLFKSLLIAGAFLCFGMIQAQEVSGTVSDASGPLPGASVLVKGTTNGTQTDFDGNFSLSNVASDATLLFSYIGYKTSEVAVNGKTTVNITLAEDAEALDEVVIIGYGTTTVKDATGSVASVTSEDFNGGVIASPEQLIQGKTSGVQISQSSGEPGAGIALRIRGTGSVRGNNSPLFVIDGVPVSNESVSASGQDVGAGTSGSKNPLNFLNPNDIESMSILKDASATAIYGSRGANGVVVITTKSGKGGGSNGQFTFSSNLSISKVANQYDLLTTEEFIERGGANLGASTDWQDFIFRTSASTDNNFSYSQNYGSGNVRATFGYSKQFGIIENTDLERITGRINVNQRFFKDKLKVGVQTTISRINDRVPFITRTAGSTGDLLASAYYSNPTLNADPNYNTSPDRNPANLLAYYDDNTYTDRFLGNVSLDYSITSELSAKLNLGLDTSTSSREQVAGPQTLGLGNGVVGNGRGAVSILDTQNKLLELTASYTKEFENSKLDALVGFSYQDFNRNGQNLLGQGYGTSDLNEIAAITNQAYENTKNITSNYQGYGIGVFDDNVAAGNQFRALNLFPNLNETTLSAPSTGIDAFRVDTFDNTDELQSFFGRLNYTLYDKYLFTGTFRADGSSRFGTNNQYGFFPSAAVAWKLNQEDFINEETFSTLKLRFSWGITGNQDGLGYGNFVNRTRWNALGISAGTQLSQPASSEVAFANPDLKWESTAQYGLGLDFGFINDRLTGNIDVYRKETTDILLNLPAVQPATSPFVFQNVDGTILNQGIELGLDYDIIVGDGFNWNANFNISYNDNKLTDYEGPNIFAGQLYGPGLTDSFSQVLANDKPLYTYNVRLVDENYQVDENSTILDKSGLPKIIAGFSTSASYKNWDASVFFAGQFGHYVYNNTANALFAQPQIGSRNNLKSVLDDNINLSSGNASTYFLEKGDFVRLQNASLSYNVPLSGAGVFKSMRLSAVGQNLFLITDYSGLDPEVSTSNVSASGLPSASIDYLSYPRPRTFSFGINMTF
- a CDS encoding VCBS repeat-containing protein, with product MITKRIHLLKSKKILYFSLLSLAILSSCNEEKKSEKQKVSIENQMFTLLDSTATGINFINEVQNQKNFNVFKYRNFYNGGGVAIGDINNDGLPDIYLTSNMHSNKLYLNKGNLKFEDITDKALVAGNKPWSTGVVMVDINNDGFLDIYVSNAGNMKGNNHDNDLYINNGDLTFTEKATQYNLAKTGFSTQASFFDYDKDGDLDAYILNNSNIPVSSLGYAEQRGVRAQDWEGVPDIFKGVGDMLLRNDNGKFVDVSEESGIYGSLIGFGLGVMVSDINGDLYPDIYISNDFYERDYLYINNQDGTFNEEIENWTSHLSLSAMGVDMADINNDGLTDIYITDMLPEGDQRVKSVMEFEGYNVFKLKQSKDFYQQYIQNTLQLNNGNNTFSEIAYYSGVGKTDWSWAGLLFDMDNDGLKDIYVTNGVNHDLTDLDFIDFFASEIVQKMALTGKKESIDSIINKMPIAPQSNYAYQNNGDLTFNNATKKWGLEIPSLSNGAAYGDLDNDGDLDLIVNNVNMPLFIYENNTQKLSHNNYIKLKLEGSEKNRFAIGASVKLYLNDTILLQELMPFRGFQSSMDYTMTIGLGKTKKIDSLQVLWPDDQTQKLFDVKANQFLTLKHKDAKEKYIPIKNTQQKTLLTPINEDNLIAHKENTYQDFDYEGLISKAISQEGPALAVGDINNDGNEDVFIGGSKNQSGIIYIHKGSGKLTASKQPALIADANAEDTAAALFDVDQDGDLDLMVGSGGNEVDSENTYTTRLYLNDGKGTFRKSKENLPSAFKNISVIAPVDFDQDGDIDVFIGSRSIVGNYGIDPNHIFLENNGNGTFSNATEKIAYDTKNAGMITDAIWVDIDGDNKPDLITVSDWGVPNIYKNNGRRLAKFPTDLDNLKGFWNTIETADIDNDGDLDLIIGNQGSNVPYKATNSNPMKMWINDFDSNGTIEQIFTQSFSGNDYPLHQKREIMAQIVSLKKKNLKASEYAKRTISELFPKDVFESSICKEATIMESIVAINDGTGQFTYKILPPRVQFSCTCGITCTDVNNDGNIDLILAGNNFEFKPQYSRQDASYGNVLLGDGLNNFEWQAYAVSGFEIKNEVKHLKLFKDKSGKVFLIAAINNEQPKVFNLNEK